The genomic DNA ttttcatacgctcgtagtatatcctcttttaaaatatttgcaccgcctgatgtgtttaaggtactactttctgaaagcatttggcttaatgatgatttagtaataaaagaatttgttcccaataaaccgagaacaaataacagaccttccaccgcgccaaaaaactaaaaagtttatttttggcttatcaaaatgttaggggactaaatatgaagctacccaagctttatgctgactcctctgcatttactgcagatattttggcttttacggaaacttggctgagaccagagatatctgactctgaagttctgtcaaataactttaatgcatataggaccgatcgctcctcacgtaggggaggcggtgtgctgattgccgttaccactagcctaacatctgaaaaaatttactatgatacccataacgaaattgaatttgttagtgtgaaactttccttgcaatccttatctatttttgttacatgttcctatattccacccggctctgatttaataatttatgagcaccatctgtctgccataaaatctgttctatcccttctttctaacagagaccttttgattgttttgggtgactttaatctccctgatatctcttggtcttctcctactgactcTGTAATAATAGTGAGAATGCAGTATTCTCATAATTAGGTAGTAAGTGTTAATAATGTATAAGCTCATATTGAATGTACGTATGTTCGTTAGAGACGGTCACACTGGACAAGCTCTCTTCCGTTTTCCTAAGTGGCATCAATAAAGACACGCTTCAATATACGTCCTACAAAATCATTAATAATCTGCATATCAACGATTATTACATGGTGTCAGAAGTGAAAATATCAATTGCAATCTAAAAAGGAACAAAATGGAGCGAGTTCTACAAGAAGTCGACTGCTCAATGCTGGCATATGAGTGGCCAAAATGAAAGAGGTCGTTTATCATGTACATGATGGCGTCAGGCAAAGACTCAGAGCCAGAAGCCAAAAAGATTGCCACATTCCTATGGTTGGCTGGATCAAAGGTCACGGAAATATACAGTACATTGTTTCCCAACGATGGAACCGCACATGGCATGGTCGGCACCATGGTGACGTCTTCAGACCCGTCTTCCTCTGCCGCGGTCGTCAGCCGTACACTGGAGGACGTACTAAAGGCATTCGATGACTACAGCATCCCGTTCTGAAACATCACAATGGAATCCTACAAATTCAACAACATTGTTCAAACTGAGGGACAGCCTTTCATAGAGTTTGAGACGCAACTCCGCAAGCAGGTACAGTTATGTGACTACAAATGTGACTGTGGCCGAACATACGAAGAACGTATGTTGCTAGACCGCTTCATAATTGGCATTCAAGATAAAAGGCTGCAGCTTAAACTCCTTgaatcaaaaaacaagaaactCGAGGAGATCATCACTGAGTGCAAAGCCTCTGAAGCGGCCGCAAAAAACAATGAATTTCTACGGAATTCCCATTATGAAAAGTCCGTTGACGCAGTTGTCCGTCGCTGCTATAATTGCGGAGCAATTTTCAACCCGAATCATCTTTCCGAGTGCCGTGCAAAGGAAATGGCATGTTACTATTGCGGAAAAATTGGACATTTTTCCAAGTACTGCAAGCAGCAGAAGAAACGAGTGGataacaacaactacaacagcagcaataGACGAGTGGataacaacaacatcagcaacaAACGAGTGGataacaacaactacaaaagCAAGCAGGTAGATGTGGATCGCAAGCAAACAGCCGGAGCAGTTATTAATTGGATAGAATCAGGTAAAAGTAAGGAAAGAGTATTTAAATCAGAGGCTTACATTAATGAAAGTAACTTTAGAATAAGCGAGTGCGGGCTAAACAGAGTAAGATGGACgaaaacatataaaataaatggaaaaaatgTTACGTTTAAAGTGGACACAGGCGCTGATGTTAACTGCATCCCAAGTGATTTAGTTAAAGAATTAAAACTTGAagttaaaaaagaaaacattctAATTTTTGACTATAATAATGTTAAAGTTAATAATTTTGGAAAAGTTAAGGCAAACTGTTATGATCTGAATTCAGAAACAGCAAAATGTATTGAATTTTTAGTTGTTGATGCGAAATGTGAACCACTATTAGGTCTTAAGTCCTCTGTAGAATTAAAACtcattaaacatttaaatattgattCAATATGTAGATTACCTCAAACCAGGGAggaatttgtggaaaaatttAGTCAATTATTTCAGGGACTCGGTAAGCTGCCAAAGAAACAATCAATCATTTTGAAGGAAGGTGCTCAGCCTGAGCTCCATTACAAAAAAAGGTTCCCACAAAGTTTGTTAGGGTCATTGGAGCAAGAGTTAAATGCTATGGTAAAGGAAAAGATAATCTCCCCAGTAACATACCCGACTAGTTGGGTGAACAATTTGCAAGTAGTGGAAAAATCAAACGGAAAACTCAGACTTTGTTTAGACCCTAAGCCGTTAAATAACGCAATTAAAAGAGAACATTACCTTATACCAACAATAGATGATTTTATGATACAATTAACTCGGAAAAAGGTTTTTACTAACCTGGATCTGTCCCATGGATTCTGGCAAATGGAGCTGGATGAAGCTAGTTCAGATTTAACGACATTCATGACTCCATTCGGGAGGTTTAAATTTAACCGGGCTCCATTTGGAGTCAATAGCGCTCCTGAAATGTTTCAACGAAATATGGTTCAAATTTTTGGAGGCATACCAAATGTAATAGTTTACTTTGATGACATAGGAATATTAGGGGAAAATCTTGAAGATCATGATAACACGTTGTTACAAGTACTTCAGCGGGCTCAAGAAAATGGAATACGTTTTAACCCGGACAAAGTTCAATATAGGAAACAAGAAGTTGAATTTATGGGTCATATTTTATCAGAAGGGCAAATAAAACCTCAAAGAAAGCATTTAGAAGCCATTCAGAATATTAAAATCCCAGAAGATAAAGCGGGAGTGCTACGTATTCTTggactttttaaatatttagccAAGTTTATCCCAGACTTATCTTCTAGAAGTACAAACCTGAGAAATCTGACTAGGAATGATACTTCGTTTGAGTGGACTGTACAACATCAAAACGAACTCAATGACTTGCTTAGAACTATAACAAGTGATCCGATTTTAGCCGTCTATGACAGCGCTAAGCCTGTTGTCATTCAAACCGATGCCTCAAAAAACGGTCTCGGTTGTGTTATTCTACAAAACGGACATCCAATCAGTTTTGCGTCACGTACGCTTACAAAGAGTGAACAAAAGTGGGCTCAAATTGAAAAAGAGCTTTTAGCAATTGTGTTTGCGTGTGAAAGGTTTCACTACTATGTCTACGGTAGAGAATTTTTAGTAGAAAGTGACCACAAGCCTCTGGAAGTCTTATTAAGCCGTGACATTGACTCAGTAACAATGCGATTACAGCGAATGCTGCTATATCTTCTAAAATACCCCAATGTCCGTAAAATATAAGCCTTGAAGAGACATGTTAGTTGCAGACTGTTTATCTCGAGCTCAACTACCGGATGAATCAGACATCCCGGAACTGGCCAATGTAATTCATATAATAAGCCAAGCAGCCTGTTTCTCGCAAGAAAATTATGAATGCTATCTTAGGGTTTTCGAAAACGATGAAAATTATTGGAAAATTGctgaatttgttaaaaatgGGTGGCCATCATTCCATAAATTAAACCAATTTTGTCAAAACTTCTATAAATTCAAATCGGAATTACACTTTGAAAACGGTCTTCTATTTCGTGCTTGTAGGCTGGTGATCCCGTCCAAGTTACAGAAATCAATCTCAAACCAAGTTCATGAGTCCCATTTAGGTGTGGAGAAAACCTTAGCTCGAGCACGAAAACTTTACTACTGGCCAGACATGAGCGTACATATTAAGGAATTGGTGCACTCTTGCGAGGTATGTGAAAAGTTCAGAAGAAACAATCAAAAGGAACCGCTAATAGATGATGAAACACCAGAATATCCATTTCATATGGCAGGAATGGATATTTTTGATTACAGGGGAAACAATTTTTTGTCAATCTTTGATGCATATTCTAATTTCTTGATTGTTAGTCGGCTAAAAGGGAAATCAGTTGCAAATGTCATTGAAgaactaaaaaaaacatttgatAATTATGGGTACCCATCAAAGCTCAAATGTGATAACAATCCCCTTAATTCATTTTCGTTTAGAAACTTTGCTAATGAATGTAATACATTATTGCAGTTTTCGAGTCCTAGGTACCCACAAAGCAACGGACTAGCAGAAAAAGGGGTGGCGATTGCgaagaatattttaaaacgtTGCTCTAAAGCAACTGATTACCAGTATAGAATCCTTGAGTACAATGCTACTCCCGTAGCTAGTTTAGGTCTTGCTCCATGCGAACTGTTCTTTGGACGAATGTGTAAGACAAAAATGCCAATTAAGAAATCGGAGCTGTTGAGAAATCACATTGAGGAGGAAAAGATTATTAAAAGATTCGGTCATAAAAAGGCGAAACAAAAGGCCTATTATAATATGCACTCAAAAACTCTGCGTCCATTAAATATAGGAGATAAAGTCCAATTTAGAAAAAATGCCAATGAATGGGAATATGGAATCATAAAACAAAAAGTAAATGAAAGATCGTACATTATAAAAGATTacttcaataatttttttagaaGAAATAGAAGACTCATTAATAAGACACAAAACggcaataatatttattatgatAATGAAACTGTTAATATGTATGATAATGAAACTGTTAATATGTATGACAATGAAATTGTTAATTTAAGTGAAAATGGAACTGTTAACTTAAGAGAAAACGAACCAGAAGAAACTGAAAAAAGCAATGAAGAGACTGTTAATATAAGCGAAGAACCAGTAGTCGAAGAAACTGAAAATTTTGATCTAAATCAAACTGACAATGTTAACATAGAAGAAAACATAGATCCCTTAAGTAATAGCACCTTTGTAAATTTAAGTAACATTGATACCTCAGTGGACTATGAAACCCCTGGAAGTTTCAGTTCAGAAGAAGAGGTAGAACCAACAGTATCACGATCAGGAAGAACTTTAAGACCACCCAAAAGATATGGTTGGGATTAAAgttgttaaattaaaaaaaaaaagaaagcgtGTAATAATAGTGAGAATGCAGTATTCTCATAATTAGGCAGGTTAATAATGTATAAGCTCATATTGAATGTACGTATGTTCGTTAGAGACGGTCACACTGGACAAGCTCTCTTCCGTTTTCCTAAGTGGCATCAATAAAGACACGCTTCAACACACGTCCTACAAAATCATTAATAATCTGCATATCAACGATTATTAcagactcacttgtcgctatacccttatccgtccatgtcgtcgttacagcaagtaagctttatacggaattcattaaatagacaactagatcttgtgtttgtttcagacccgtctgaagtcacggtatctagacttgacgctcttgttgtacctaaAGACCGacatcatccaacaatggaattgacaatctgcctcccatgcgttgataccctctctcctttagttcctcaaactaaaatgagatgttttcgaaaatgtgactataaaaaacataacgatatgatttctcaatataatggGACAggcttgtacaattgtatggatattgaaagtgccactgaactattctatatagtgttaaatactttttatagtgaatgcgttcctgataggcttccttcaaagctaaacaggccttcttggtttaccaatgcgcttcaaagacttaaaaaccttaaaacaaacacctataaaaagtataaaaaatcgggtaagccatctggtttttcgaaatatgtggtggctcaaTCGGAccttaatgttctcaatagtcattgctattctatgtatttaagtcgatgcaaattcgaattttcaaatgatccgaagcagttttataactttgttaatgccaagcgtaagtcgtcggcattgccttcatctgtacgttttaactcaatggaggcattgacggattctgaaattgctgatttatttgtcgagtttttccaaactacttatagttcggctgcttggtcaaattctaactaccctaatcccttaaatagggcaaattgtctttttacccctgaaattacggcaagttctctcttaagagacttagcaacaacaacgccaacttattctcccggtccagatggactccccgggtgtgtgcttaagttttgtgcgtcaaccatatgtaaaccgattcttaaactttttaatttgtctttttcatcatcagtttttcctactatctggaaggactcttttatcattccacttcacaaaaagggtgcgaaggcggatgcccagaattatagaggtatttccaaattgtcggcaattcctaaagcatttgaacgtattattacttctcatttgcaacatttatgttcctcgctaatatcaccgtgtcagcatggttttgttaagcgaagatcgaccaccaccagccttcttgaattgtcacctattgtaattaatggatttaagaaaaaaatgcagactgacgttatatatacagattttagtaaggcctttgactctgtcaaccactctcttctattattcaaattaaatcagcttgggtttccatgtaagctataaacttggatttcaagttatttgaatggtaggactcagagggttatattcaagaacgctgtttcaaaattgatctacgtgacatctggagtgcctcagggtagtcatttgggtcctttgctgtttactttgtttattaacgatcttccctctaccataaaacattctcgtgtacaaatgtatgctgatgatgttaagctttgtttatcatataacgatatagcgtcgggtttcaacttacagtcagatattgattgttttcagggatggtgtgagtataaccttttaaatttgaactgccttaaatgcaacgttaagactttttataggggtactcctacttttgttagttactctcttcaaaatacgccactcgaccgtatatattcagttaatgacttaggcgttcttctggacccaaaacttaaatttgactgccacataatgtccactgtcaacaaggccatgagtgttcttgggtttataaagcgttggtcaaaagaatttgatgacccttatacaaccaaattattatttacctcccttgtccgtcctattttggaatattgttcttcggtttggagtccacaatatcaagtgcacattgatcgtattgagtcggtacaaaaaaaatttcttctttttgcccttcgtagtttgaactgggatcaaaacgtaaggctaccttcctatcagagtagattactattgcttaatttacctacacttgtaaatcgtagaacaatgcttggtactctttttatgcaaaatcttattagaggtgatattgattctgtagaacttgtaaaccgcctaactttcaatgtccctgctagactaacacgaaattattatcccctaaatttgccacgatgtacatcaaatttttgtctttaccatttaatttccacatcaacttctatcccggtattaaaaactaatattttaactcatttgcttcattcttagatgcttcttttattttcatttgtgtcctgtctctatttgttttttgtatcttcctcgcgaactcgcatttttgcccaattttatagaagggccccgcgcgtaacaagcacgtgcttggtgtcgttgggccacttgtttgtactgctcgtagtgcatcaacgtccatcatatatataaatatatatcgcATTCTGGCCATGGCTTGTTCAACTGTTCCTTAGAGGGCgacctattttcctcctccctatagaagccggcgcgtcctccagctccgcttaagttGCCAATTAGCTGGTTGTTATAGGGTACGGAGTCCGaatggagaggtcttcggagattatattactggtggttctgcttaaaaaatttttctattagtacaacgcaaccaaactggccagatcttactttaTTTGCGAGGACaagcccggcaggatgtccatgtagagggcgaagtcccactccgcatgttccttcccactgggattatctagaggatctcctccagcacatcaactattctgcggattggctttgttgtggtattgcttcctgtcggtgaagtcccacaataatatACAACAGCATAAAATAGTCGTCCTTTTATATTTTCACTGAACTCCTGCAGtcgttttttggttttctttcCATTTccaaaacagacccgacgaaaagcgttagccgtgTATTTGCCTTTTGATCACTCCTATGgctagcacgtttctgtagcattagttgtttagatactataagcattttaaatctgccttttttttccgctaaacttGCGAGTtatt from Drosophila subpulchrella strain 33 F10 #4 breed RU33 unplaced genomic scaffold, RU_Dsub_v1.1 Primary Assembly Seq31, whole genome shotgun sequence includes the following:
- the LOC119559689 gene encoding uncharacterized protein LOC119559689 isoform X2, whose amino-acid sequence is MESYKFNNIVQTEGQPFIEFETQLRKQVQLCDYKCDCGRTYEERMLLDRFIIGIQDKRLQLKLLESKNKKLEEIITECKASEAAAKNNEFLRNSHYEKSVDAVVRRCYNCGAIFNPNHLSECRAKEMACYYCGKIGHFSKYCKQQKKRVDNNNYNSSNRRVDNNNISNKRVDNNNYKSKQVDVDRKQTAGAVINWIESE
- the LOC119559689 gene encoding uncharacterized protein K02A2.6-like isoform X1, with the translated sequence MLVADCLSRAQLPDESDIPELANVIHIISQAACFSQENYECYLRVFENDENYWKIAEFVKNGWPSFHKLNQFCQNFYKFKSELHFENGLLFRACRLVIPSKLQKSISNQVHESHLGVEKTLARARKLYYWPDMSVHIKELVHSCEVCEKFRRNNQKEPLIDDETPEYPFHMAGMDIFDYRGNNFLSIFDAYSNFLIVSRLKGKSVANVIEELKKTFDNYGYPSKLKCDNNPLNSFSFRNFANECNTLLQFSSPRYPQSNGLAEKGVAIAKNILKRCSKATDYQYRILEYNATPVASLGLAPCELFFGRMCKTKMPIKKSELLRNHIEEEKIIKRFGHKKAKQKAYYNMHSKTLRPLNIGDKVQFRKNANEWEYGIIKQKVNERSYIIKDYFNNFFRRNRRLINKTQNGNNIYYDNETVNMYDNETVNMYDNEIVNLSENGTVNLRENEPEETEKSNEETVNISEEPVVEETENFDLNQTDNVNIEENIDPLSNSTFVNLSNIDTSVDYETPGSFSSEEEVEPTVSRSGRTLRPPKRYGWD